The Roseovarius sp. EL26 genome has a window encoding:
- a CDS encoding AzlD domain-containing protein codes for MIDKGTLWLVIIGLGVGSYTMRFLFLGLIGGRALPEWVLRHLRYTAVAVLPGLVAPLVVWPEATGGNLDAPRMIAAVVTIVASLVTRNVVLSIILGALSLYGGLYLLG; via the coding sequence ATGATCGACAAAGGCACACTTTGGCTGGTGATCATCGGGTTGGGTGTCGGCAGCTACACTATGCGGTTTCTGTTTCTGGGGCTGATAGGTGGCCGCGCCTTGCCGGAATGGGTATTGCGGCATCTACGTTATACAGCAGTCGCTGTCTTGCCGGGGCTGGTGGCGCCGTTGGTCGTCTGGCCCGAAGCGACGGGAGGCAATCTGGATGCACCACGTATGATTGCGGCCGTTGTCACGATTGTGGCCAGCCTTGTGACCCGCAATGTGGTCTTGTCAATTATATTGGGCGCGCTCAGCCTTTATGGCGGGCTGTATCTGCTGGGATAG
- the mobA gene encoding molybdenum cofactor guanylyltransferase MobA, with protein sequence MTQPLGIILAGGQATRMGGGDKGLLPLGDSTILDHVIDRLEPQVAGLALNANGDATRFTHLKLPVLPDSIVGYAGPLVGVLAGLDWAAEQGVDTIVTVAADTPFFPCDLVPQLLLASEGMDHRLALAATPRAEGEKTKSMSRSGLIRHPTFGIWPVALRDDLRAALNDGLRKVVIWTDKHHGRETVFNDAGDPFFNVNTPEDLKQAQAKFTGDAGDMR encoded by the coding sequence ATGACTCAGCCTCTCGGCATCATCCTCGCAGGGGGGCAGGCCACGCGCATGGGCGGCGGGGACAAGGGGCTGTTGCCCCTTGGAGACAGCACCATTCTGGATCATGTGATTGATAGGTTAGAACCGCAGGTGGCGGGTCTGGCGTTGAACGCTAATGGGGATGCCACGCGGTTTACGCACCTCAAGCTTCCCGTTCTACCCGACAGTATCGTGGGCTACGCCGGACCTCTGGTCGGTGTCCTTGCCGGGCTTGATTGGGCAGCAGAGCAGGGGGTGGACACCATTGTCACCGTCGCCGCCGACACGCCGTTCTTTCCCTGCGATCTGGTGCCGCAGCTCTTGCTGGCCTCCGAAGGCATGGACCACCGCCTCGCCTTGGCCGCCACGCCTCGCGCTGAGGGCGAAAAGACCAAATCGATGAGCCGTTCTGGCCTGATCCGTCACCCGACCTTTGGCATCTGGCCTGTGGCTTTGCGGGACGACCTGCGCGCCGCTTTGAATGATGGCTTGCGCAAGGTGGTGATCTGGACCGATAAACACCATGGACGCGAGACCGTGTTCAATGATGCGGGTGATCCGTTTTTCAACGTCAATACGCCCGAAGACCTAAAACAAGCACAGGCCAAGTTCACGGGCGATGCTGGGGATATGAGATGA
- a CDS encoding peroxiredoxin — MALRINDTVPNFTAQTDQGEINFHDWIGDSWAILFSHPKDFTPVCTTEFSAVAQLNDEWAKRNTKVIGVSVDGVEEHKGWKKDIESYAGTSAGFPIIADGALDVSKAYDMLPAEAYLPDGRTPADSATVRSVFIIGPDKQLKLSMTYPMTVGRNFAEILRALDGLQMSGKGVATPANWVPGEDVIIPPTVSNEDAKAKFGEFETIFPYLRKTKAPS; from the coding sequence ATGGCCCTTCGGATTAATGATACAGTTCCAAACTTCACCGCGCAGACCGATCAGGGTGAGATTAATTTCCACGACTGGATCGGAGACAGCTGGGCAATTTTGTTTTCCCACCCCAAAGATTTCACACCCGTCTGCACTACTGAATTCAGTGCGGTTGCACAGCTCAATGACGAATGGGCCAAGCGCAATACCAAGGTGATCGGCGTATCCGTCGATGGTGTGGAAGAGCATAAGGGCTGGAAAAAAGACATCGAAAGCTATGCGGGCACTTCGGCTGGTTTTCCGATTATTGCGGATGGTGCGCTTGACGTTTCCAAGGCCTATGACATGTTGCCGGCCGAGGCATACCTGCCTGATGGCCGCACCCCGGCTGATAGTGCGACGGTTCGCTCGGTTTTCATTATTGGGCCAGATAAGCAACTCAAACTGTCAATGACCTACCCGATGACAGTCGGTCGTAACTTTGCTGAAATCCTGCGGGCGCTCGACGGGTTGCAGATGTCAGGCAAAGGTGTTGCCACGCCCGCCAACTGGGTGCCAGGTGAAGATGTGATCATCCCTCCGACAGTATCCAACGAGGATGCAAAAGCGAAATTTGGCGAGTTCGAAACCATCTTCCCCTACCTGCGCAAAACCAAAGCACCAAGCTAA
- a CDS encoding WecB/TagA/CpsF family glycosyltransferase, whose protein sequence is MGRDCDIDQNIKFLSLVNTPDQQALLDQVARNFASSKGFTVATLNLDHIVKLGQDDAFKTAYERHDLVVADGNPIVWLRGVMGQSVDLVPGSSLIAPIAEVAAKANVPIALVGATSQTLATAAERLEAQIPGLEVRIKIAPRFGFDPTGDEAYKIAQDLCDSEVGLCFLALGAPKQEVFAPFAADFAPKCGFVSIGAGLDFIAGTQRRAPMWVRKLALEWLWRMMTNPARLAKRYAACFRILPGLYRSAKQAKVQ, encoded by the coding sequence ATGGGCCGCGATTGCGATATTGACCAGAATATAAAATTCCTTTCCTTGGTGAATACCCCTGACCAGCAGGCTTTGCTTGATCAGGTTGCACGGAACTTCGCGTCTTCGAAAGGCTTTACCGTTGCGACACTTAACCTCGATCATATCGTCAAACTGGGGCAAGATGATGCATTCAAAACGGCCTATGAAAGGCATGATCTTGTTGTGGCAGATGGCAATCCGATTGTCTGGCTCCGGGGGGTCATGGGTCAGTCGGTCGATCTGGTGCCTGGATCAAGCCTGATCGCGCCTATCGCTGAGGTCGCCGCCAAAGCGAATGTGCCGATTGCTTTGGTCGGGGCAACATCGCAGACGCTTGCAACTGCAGCGGAACGACTTGAGGCACAGATTCCAGGGTTAGAGGTTCGTATCAAAATTGCCCCAAGGTTTGGTTTCGATCCGACGGGCGACGAGGCATATAAAATCGCTCAAGATCTTTGTGACAGTGAGGTAGGCTTATGTTTCCTCGCGCTTGGTGCGCCAAAACAGGAAGTTTTTGCTCCCTTTGCTGCTGATTTTGCACCAAAGTGTGGCTTTGTCTCCATTGGTGCGGGGCTTGATTTTATCGCAGGTACCCAGCGTCGTGCACCGATGTGGGTGCGCAAGTTGGCTCTGGAATGGCTGTGGCGGATGATGACCAACCCTGCCCGCCTGGCAAAAAGGTATGCGGCTTGTTTTCGGATTCTTCCGGGACTTTATCGATCTGCCAAACAGGCTAAAGTGCAATAA
- a CDS encoding DUF563 domain-containing protein, whose product MKQSGQQIVPEWHSEQLPAATVPSGTLISARSYLVDRIVPGCEVIHLPESVAEGGKLKYRRTNTIFQSQTRPRRNSFFPTRTQPVPQNRIVFDFRHHSPHNWAHLLNMHLPIFFHVTERLGIPWNIALILLPQKTPGYICNALTMFGLEPWLTDDTIQGDGVEIDIDPWDSIRPSRSNWSTTSTVLTAVKSATDQLSESMPRRILLLRRNTRAISNPDAIKTLVKHLGFETIYPEDLTPAEQFAIFMKAEMVIAVHGAGLAPLLYRSDDAPPMKLIELFPCGHITNVYRLMASQANMSWVGVRGKMKPQYVEPAYTFTKPFRAFSLDNFEVDPISLKLALETLKVAT is encoded by the coding sequence ATGAAACAAAGCGGTCAACAGATAGTGCCTGAATGGCATTCCGAGCAGCTCCCTGCGGCAACGGTTCCCAGCGGAACCTTGATCTCAGCGCGCTCATATCTTGTCGACCGAATCGTTCCCGGATGCGAAGTCATTCACTTACCAGAAAGTGTGGCCGAAGGCGGTAAGTTGAAATACAGGCGCACAAATACGATTTTCCAATCGCAGACCCGCCCACGGCGCAATTCATTTTTTCCCACCCGCACTCAACCCGTTCCTCAAAATCGTATCGTTTTTGATTTTCGGCATCACAGCCCACATAACTGGGCGCATTTGCTGAACATGCACCTGCCGATTTTTTTCCACGTCACCGAACGGCTTGGTATTCCGTGGAACATTGCCCTGATTCTGCTGCCGCAAAAAACGCCCGGCTACATTTGCAACGCGCTTACCATGTTCGGTCTTGAACCTTGGCTAACGGATGACACCATTCAGGGGGACGGCGTTGAGATCGATATTGATCCTTGGGACAGTATTCGCCCGAGCAGATCAAATTGGTCTACCACGTCAACTGTTTTAACTGCAGTGAAATCGGCCACAGATCAACTTTCAGAATCGATGCCGCGACGGATCTTGCTTTTGCGCCGCAATACGCGAGCCATAAGCAACCCAGACGCAATTAAGACTCTGGTGAAACACTTAGGCTTTGAAACAATCTATCCCGAAGACCTGACCCCGGCAGAACAATTTGCCATCTTCATGAAAGCGGAGATGGTCATCGCAGTTCACGGTGCGGGACTGGCACCACTGCTTTATCGCAGCGACGACGCCCCACCGATGAAGCTGATCGAGCTGTTTCCATGTGGTCATATCACCAATGTGTACCGCTTAATGGCATCACAGGCCAATATGTCTTGGGTCGGTGTGCGCGGAAAAATGAAACCACAATATGTGGAACCGGCCTATACATTTACTAAGCCATTCAGAGCATTCTCTCTCGATAACTTTGAAGTCGATCCAATTTCTCTTAAGCTTGCATTAGAGACGCTGAAGGTAGCGACATAA
- a CDS encoding AzlC family ABC transporter permease, giving the protein MPTETTKSIFFRGVRDAAPFLLVVGPFALLFGVVATEAGLSVFETLSFSVAVIAGAAQFTALALMEDQVPTIIVLISALAVNLRMAMYSASLTPYLGSATLGQRAVAAYFLVDQSYALSILKFETNPDMTMPQKLAYFSGTVAAVCPFWYIFTLVGALIGESIPDSLALDFAVPITFLALITPMLRSRAHVAAAFVSIVMALLFAWLPFNLGLLVAGITAMVTGAEIERRTTLRSEGGA; this is encoded by the coding sequence GTGCCAACGGAAACCACGAAATCGATCTTCTTCAGGGGTGTACGCGATGCGGCCCCGTTTTTGCTGGTTGTGGGCCCTTTTGCCCTGCTTTTTGGCGTGGTCGCGACCGAGGCGGGACTTTCTGTCTTTGAAACGCTGAGCTTTTCGGTGGCCGTGATTGCTGGGGCAGCACAGTTTACCGCACTGGCCCTGATGGAAGATCAAGTGCCAACCATCATTGTGCTGATTTCTGCGCTGGCGGTGAACCTGCGGATGGCGATGTATTCGGCCTCATTAACCCCCTATCTGGGTAGCGCAACTTTGGGCCAGCGGGCCGTGGCGGCCTATTTTCTGGTCGATCAATCCTATGCCCTGTCGATCCTGAAGTTTGAAACCAACCCAGACATGACCATGCCGCAAAAGCTGGCGTATTTCTCAGGCACCGTCGCCGCGGTGTGCCCATTTTGGTATATCTTCACGCTAGTCGGTGCTTTGATTGGCGAATCCATCCCAGACAGTCTTGCGTTGGATTTCGCGGTGCCGATCACATTTCTTGCGCTGATCACGCCTATGCTGCGCAGCCGCGCGCATGTGGCCGCCGCGTTTGTTTCTATAGTGATGGCATTGCTGTTTGCATGGCTGCCCTTCAATCTGGGCCTACTGGTGGCAGGCATCACCGCAATGGTGACCGGGGCCGAGATTGAACGCCGTACCACCCTGCGTAGCGAGGGCGGCGCATGA
- a CDS encoding polysaccharide pyruvyl transferase family protein, producing the protein MKKSADYKFPNRIMRYMQRTGFYNDRNLFWSFYEPRNFGDWIGPYLFEAYTGQTPMHFAPQLGGWAKATFSAGSILRNSLIPNTATIWGSGIISAADTFPRPKNVLAVRGPRSKARLEELNYPTTNTFGDPGILIPQIYNPQVAPKFRVGLIPHYVDYEAMHATYADLSGLRVIDVRRDLESVIDQILSCEMTLSSSLHGIILSHSYGRPCLWIESWKGLIGDGVKFLDYYEGANVFGVTAKTLPRHASLSHLEAMVSDSVMTDLEALRTPLRRACPFGQPNLVAKNEIIRLKGLIPFMFQRT; encoded by the coding sequence ATGAAAAAGAGTGCGGATTATAAGTTCCCCAACCGGATCATGCGCTATATGCAACGCACTGGATTTTACAACGATCGAAATCTGTTCTGGTCATTTTATGAACCTCGCAATTTCGGCGACTGGATTGGCCCATATCTGTTCGAAGCCTACACAGGGCAGACCCCGATGCATTTTGCGCCGCAATTGGGGGGATGGGCAAAAGCCACCTTTTCAGCAGGTAGCATTCTTAGAAATTCACTCATCCCAAACACCGCCACAATTTGGGGATCTGGAATTATCAGTGCTGCAGATACATTTCCCCGACCTAAAAATGTACTGGCCGTCAGAGGGCCCCGCTCCAAAGCACGGTTGGAAGAGTTGAACTATCCTACGACCAACACCTTCGGGGATCCCGGAATTCTAATACCGCAAATATACAATCCCCAAGTTGCACCCAAATTCAGAGTGGGCCTGATTCCGCACTATGTTGATTATGAGGCTATGCACGCAACTTATGCAGATTTGTCCGGCCTCAGGGTCATTGATGTCAGGCGTGATTTGGAAAGTGTCATTGATCAAATCTTGTCGTGTGAAATGACCCTGTCGTCATCATTACATGGGATCATCTTATCCCATAGCTATGGACGGCCTTGCCTATGGATCGAGTCCTGGAAAGGTTTGATTGGGGACGGTGTTAAATTTCTCGATTACTACGAAGGAGCAAATGTTTTCGGCGTGACCGCTAAAACGTTACCGCGACATGCCTCACTCTCACATTTGGAAGCCATGGTATCAGATTCTGTCATGACGGACCTGGAGGCCTTACGAACCCCATTGCGTAGGGCTTGTCCGTTTGGGCAACCGAACCTAGTCGCGAAAAATGAAATCATCCGTCTGAAGGGATTGATCCCGTTCATGTTTCAACGAACCTGA
- the fdhD gene encoding formate dehydrogenase accessory sulfurtransferase FdhD encodes MAVSEDQSDYLIAPNPNAGGLTRAVEGVDHDGQITRIAVVEERPLTIFLNGQEIVTAMTIGDYPEYLALGFLRNQGMLRDGETVTKIDYDDDLEIVVVRTDSQTTYEEKLKKKTRTSGCAVGTVFGDMMEGLEDVALPNLQVKTSDLYALAAKINRTPSLYLEAGAIHGSVLCQGNRPLVYMEDVGRHNAVDKIAGWMFAEQVSAADKVMYTTGRLTSEMVIKTALMGIPVLASRSGFTAWGVEIARQVGLTLIGRMRGKRFVCLSGEERLLRDADPSQVADEDKRSGRKGAE; translated from the coding sequence TTGGCTGTTTCTGAGGATCAAAGCGATTATCTGATCGCCCCCAACCCAAATGCGGGTGGCCTGACCCGTGCGGTCGAGGGCGTTGATCACGATGGCCAGATCACCCGGATCGCGGTGGTCGAAGAGCGCCCTTTGACGATTTTCCTCAACGGTCAGGAAATCGTGACGGCCATGACCATAGGCGATTATCCTGAATATCTTGCGCTGGGTTTCCTGCGCAATCAGGGCATGTTGCGCGACGGGGAAACCGTCACCAAGATCGACTATGACGATGATCTTGAAATCGTAGTGGTCCGGACCGATAGCCAGACGACTTATGAAGAGAAGCTCAAGAAAAAGACCCGTACCTCGGGCTGCGCGGTTGGCACTGTCTTTGGCGACATGATGGAGGGTTTGGAGGATGTTGCTTTGCCAAACCTGCAAGTGAAAACCTCTGACCTCTACGCGCTGGCTGCCAAGATCAACCGCACCCCGTCGCTCTATCTTGAGGCCGGGGCTATCCACGGCTCAGTGCTGTGTCAGGGAAATCGTCCACTGGTCTATATGGAGGATGTGGGTCGCCATAACGCCGTCGACAAAATTGCGGGCTGGATGTTCGCCGAACAGGTCAGTGCCGCCGACAAGGTGATGTACACCACCGGGCGACTGACCTCGGAAATGGTGATCAAAACCGCACTGATGGGCATCCCGGTTCTGGCCTCGCGCTCGGGCTTTACCGCCTGGGGCGTGGAAATCGCACGCCAGGTTGGCCTGACCTTGATTGGCCGCATGCGCGGTAAACGCTTTGTCTGCCTCAGCGGTGAGGAACGCCTCCTGCGCGACGCCGACCCGTCACAGGTGGCGGATGAGGACAAGCGCTCCGGGCGGAAGGGTGCTGAATGA
- a CDS encoding ABC transporter ATP-binding protein yields the protein MIDVFKKLFILLSPRERSRFYVLTILLIVVAFAEVFGVSTVLVLLKVYSEPQILLDNGALAWAYETFGFTTLFAFQLFISFAALLIVLIAQIIKAGGNYAIIRYSEMRGHAISVRLLRSYLHLPYSWFLEHNSADISKSVLAEVHRLVGSVLIPCLQLMANGLLALAIVTFLVVLDPAISITAAGLLGGSYVMIYLGLHKLQHRLGQRTLKANKDRFRVANEATGGIKEVKLMDLEQHYIQRFSEPSFEFASANSLAVVLRQLPRYALEALTFAMLLAIMLFMLTRHGGDLTAAIPILGTFAFAVMRLLPAMQQIYYNLSSIRNSKPLLDQISQEFTSAKESHPAQAGAGHQQKRMVFKKSLEARGLCFSYPNTSRPSLNDVNFSIQAKTTIGVIGGTGAGKTTLVDSLLGLLIPETGQFLIDGTAITPETVSSWRRCIGYVPQVIYLTDSTVAENIAFGIEPENIDMAAIERAAKAASLHDFVMDELPQHYQTIVGERGVRLSGGQRQRIGIARALYHDPELLILDEATSALDNLTERAVMDAVRNIGHEKTIIMIAHRLSTVKACDLIFLMDKGQIIAKGTFDELLSENSHFKELASAG from the coding sequence ATGATTGACGTATTTAAAAAGCTCTTCATCCTGCTGAGCCCACGCGAGCGAAGCAGATTTTATGTTTTAACTATATTGTTGATTGTGGTCGCCTTTGCAGAAGTGTTCGGCGTTTCAACCGTTCTGGTATTGCTCAAAGTCTACTCTGAACCGCAAATTCTGCTAGATAACGGGGCTTTGGCCTGGGCCTACGAAACATTCGGCTTCACAACGCTATTTGCCTTTCAGTTGTTTATCTCATTCGCAGCTTTGTTGATCGTCTTGATAGCACAAATCATTAAAGCCGGCGGCAACTACGCTATTATCCGGTATTCCGAGATGCGCGGACATGCCATTTCGGTCAGATTGTTGCGCTCATACCTGCACCTGCCCTATTCGTGGTTCTTAGAACACAACAGCGCAGACATCAGCAAAAGCGTTTTGGCAGAGGTACACCGTCTAGTTGGATCGGTGTTGATCCCTTGCCTGCAACTGATGGCAAATGGCTTGCTTGCCCTCGCGATCGTCACCTTTTTGGTAGTGCTTGATCCGGCTATCTCGATCACAGCTGCGGGGCTTTTAGGTGGCAGCTATGTGATGATCTACCTCGGGCTGCACAAATTGCAGCACCGTCTTGGCCAACGGACATTAAAGGCCAACAAAGACCGGTTTCGCGTCGCGAATGAAGCGACCGGAGGTATTAAAGAAGTCAAGCTCATGGATCTGGAGCAACACTATATCCAACGTTTTAGCGAACCTTCGTTTGAATTTGCCAGCGCGAATTCATTGGCTGTGGTATTGCGACAGCTGCCGCGCTACGCGCTGGAAGCACTGACATTTGCAATGCTGTTGGCGATCATGTTGTTCATGCTCACACGCCATGGCGGCGATCTGACGGCTGCAATTCCAATCTTGGGCACATTTGCCTTTGCCGTTATGCGCTTGCTGCCCGCGATGCAGCAGATTTACTATAACCTTTCTTCGATCCGCAACAGCAAGCCGCTTCTGGATCAAATTTCCCAAGAGTTCACCAGCGCCAAAGAGAGCCATCCAGCCCAGGCCGGCGCAGGACATCAACAGAAACGGATGGTGTTCAAAAAATCGCTGGAAGCGCGTGGCTTGTGCTTTTCCTATCCCAACACCTCGCGCCCATCGTTAAACGATGTCAACTTTTCCATACAGGCCAAAACAACAATTGGGGTGATCGGCGGCACCGGGGCTGGTAAAACTACATTGGTGGATTCTCTGCTTGGGCTATTGATTCCAGAAACCGGACAGTTCCTTATAGATGGCACCGCCATCACCCCCGAGACAGTTAGCAGCTGGCGTCGCTGCATCGGATATGTTCCGCAAGTTATTTATCTGACGGATAGCACCGTAGCAGAGAACATTGCCTTTGGCATAGAACCCGAAAACATTGACATGGCTGCAATCGAACGTGCCGCCAAGGCAGCCTCGTTACATGACTTCGTCATGGATGAATTGCCTCAACACTATCAGACAATTGTTGGCGAACGCGGTGTTCGTCTTTCCGGCGGTCAACGGCAGCGCATTGGGATCGCACGTGCCCTATATCATGATCCTGAATTGTTAATTTTGGATGAGGCGACCTCGGCACTGGATAATCTGACAGAGCGGGCTGTGATGGATGCGGTACGCAATATTGGTCATGAGAAAACAATCATCATGATTGCTCACCGCTTAAGCACAGTGAAAGCCTGCGACCTCATTTTCTTGATGGATAAAGGGCAAATTATTGCCAAGGGCACATTCGATGAATTGTTATCAGAGAACAGTCATTTCAAAGAACTTGCCTCAGCTGGATAA
- the glp gene encoding gephyrin-like molybdotransferase Glp: MTTLKPPPLRNDCFALPAGVDWTPVDEALALLQERLTPVVGAERVDLDQALGRILAAPVVANRANPPHPNTAVDGYGFAFASLGEGDQVLPLVDGRAAAGLRFDGNVPAGYAIRILTGAALPDGVDTVVLQEDVTLGGGEVAFRGGIKLGANTRKAGEDVQAGDVILDMGRRLTPADLALLASAGVSQVDTYKRLKVAIVSTGDELVEAGTEAAPGQIYDANRPMLHGLLHQFGYVGIDLGRIADDRADLRTAFDRAAAEADVILTSGGASAGDEDHVSALLNEAGAMAEWRIALKPGRPLALGLWQGTPVFGLPGNPVAALVCTLIFARPAMSLLSGHGWKTPRGFDLPAGFTKNKKPGRREYLRARLREGRVEVFKSEGSGRVSGLSWAEGLVELPDGPVEIRENDLVRYIPFECF, encoded by the coding sequence GTGACCACGCTCAAACCGCCGCCATTACGCAATGACTGCTTCGCCTTGCCTGCCGGGGTGGACTGGACCCCGGTTGATGAGGCGCTGGCCCTGCTGCAAGAACGCTTGACCCCGGTGGTTGGAGCAGAGCGAGTGGACCTTGATCAGGCCTTGGGTCGTATTCTAGCGGCCCCCGTAGTCGCCAATCGGGCCAACCCACCACACCCAAACACGGCCGTAGATGGATACGGCTTTGCCTTTGCAAGTCTAGGTGAAGGAGACCAGGTTCTGCCCTTGGTCGATGGTCGCGCAGCAGCTGGTTTGCGCTTTGATGGAAATGTACCCGCTGGCTATGCGATCCGTATTTTGACGGGCGCGGCTTTGCCAGATGGCGTTGATACGGTGGTTTTGCAGGAAGATGTCACATTGGGCGGGGGTGAGGTTGCCTTTCGCGGGGGCATCAAACTTGGAGCCAATACTCGCAAGGCGGGCGAGGACGTACAGGCGGGGGATGTCATTTTAGACATGGGGCGCAGGCTTACCCCGGCAGATCTGGCCTTGCTCGCATCTGCGGGCGTGTCACAGGTTGATACCTACAAGCGGCTCAAGGTGGCGATCGTTTCTACCGGAGATGAACTGGTGGAGGCGGGGACAGAGGCGGCACCGGGACAGATCTATGATGCCAACCGCCCGATGCTACATGGATTGCTGCATCAGTTTGGTTATGTCGGCATTGATCTGGGGCGAATTGCCGATGACCGCGCTGACCTGCGGACGGCATTTGATCGCGCCGCTGCCGAGGCCGATGTGATCCTGACTTCTGGCGGGGCTTCGGCCGGAGATGAGGATCACGTCTCAGCGCTACTTAACGAGGCTGGCGCAATGGCCGAATGGCGGATTGCGCTGAAACCCGGACGCCCGCTGGCATTGGGTCTTTGGCAAGGTACACCGGTCTTCGGCTTGCCCGGAAATCCGGTGGCGGCATTGGTATGCACGCTGATTTTTGCACGTCCGGCAATGAGCCTATTGTCAGGTCATGGCTGGAAGACACCACGAGGCTTTGACCTTCCTGCTGGCTTTACTAAAAACAAGAAGCCCGGTCGCCGTGAATACCTGCGTGCCCGCCTTCGCGAAGGCCGAGTGGAGGTGTTCAAATCCGAAGGTTCTGGCCGGGTCAGCGGGTTAAGCTGGGCCGAAGGATTGGTCGAACTGCCGGATGGTCCGGTTGAGATTCGTGAAAACGATCTGGTCAGATATATCCCTTTTGAGTGCTTTTAA
- the mobB gene encoding molybdopterin-guanine dinucleotide biosynthesis protein B, which translates to MRIYGVAGWKNAGKTGLMERLVSEITARGFTVSTVKHAHHTFDVDHPGKDSHRHRVAGATEVLLASRNRFALMHELRNEDEPTLEELLSKLAPVDLILVEGYKRDQHPKVEAHRAETGNSLIAPDDPTIRAVASDVPLDIDRPVFDLNDTVSIADFILREVGL; encoded by the coding sequence ATGAGAATTTATGGCGTCGCGGGCTGGAAGAACGCTGGAAAAACTGGGCTGATGGAACGGTTGGTGAGCGAGATCACCGCGCGGGGCTTCACCGTCTCTACCGTCAAGCACGCGCACCATACCTTTGATGTCGATCATCCTGGCAAAGACAGTCACCGTCACCGCGTCGCCGGCGCGACCGAGGTGTTGTTGGCCTCCAGAAACCGCTTCGCTCTGATGCACGAGCTGCGGAATGAAGATGAACCCACGCTTGAAGAGTTACTATCTAAACTCGCGCCAGTCGATCTGATCTTGGTCGAAGGCTACAAACGCGACCAGCACCCCAAGGTCGAGGCGCATCGTGCTGAGACTGGTAACTCCCTTATTGCTCCGGATGATCCAACCATACGCGCCGTCGCCAGTGATGTGCCGCTGGATATTGATCGTCCTGTATTCGATTTGAATGATACTGTGTCGATTGCTGATTTCATCCTGCGCGAGGTGGGCTTGTGA
- a CDS encoding glycosyltransferase family 32 protein: MIIPKIIPPRKAPPGDKATFGIPFIIHQTFMTNDVTENMYNAAMRWVELNPEFEYRFYDNDDCRELIETKFDRDMLAAFDKITHGAFKADFWRYCILYLHGGVYADIDTFTLTPLLDLIQPSDHFVAPREPVLQYGITNSFMCVRPGHPFMKAAFERATRVIHANTGPFDGFMLTGPANLGMAVNSHFGQDEKAVFELGQHSYDSSSPYRLLEMLPPLPDRPRCIMDGETMIMFTEYPEYRDELREFGIQHWLNDPVYNGIIPRLRQSTAGRFLRKYVRKIIPKKI, from the coding sequence ATGATTATCCCTAAAATCATTCCACCACGCAAAGCCCCCCCCGGCGACAAGGCGACCTTTGGTATTCCCTTTATCATTCATCAGACATTCATGACCAATGATGTCACCGAAAACATGTACAATGCGGCAATGCGGTGGGTCGAACTGAACCCCGAATTTGAATATCGGTTTTATGACAATGATGATTGCCGAGAATTGATCGAAACCAAATTTGACCGTGACATGCTGGCTGCCTTTGACAAGATTACACATGGCGCATTCAAAGCTGATTTCTGGCGCTACTGTATTTTGTATCTTCATGGGGGTGTTTACGCTGATATAGATACATTCACCCTGACCCCCCTGCTGGACCTGATCCAACCTAGCGATCATTTCGTTGCACCCCGTGAGCCCGTATTACAATACGGCATCACGAACAGTTTCATGTGCGTACGTCCCGGGCATCCATTTATGAAAGCGGCCTTTGAACGCGCCACTCGCGTTATTCATGCCAATACCGGGCCTTTCGATGGTTTCATGCTGACCGGTCCTGCGAATCTGGGGATGGCCGTTAATTCGCACTTCGGACAGGATGAAAAGGCCGTTTTCGAACTTGGCCAGCATTCTTACGATAGCAGTTCGCCATATCGCCTGCTTGAGATGCTTCCGCCCTTACCCGATCGCCCTCGGTGCATAATGGATGGAGAAACGATGATCATGTTCACTGAGTACCCTGAGTACCGGGACGAGCTCCGAGAATTCGGGATCCAGCACTGGTTGAATGATCCAGTATATAACGGCATTATTCCCCGCTTACGCCAAAGCACGGCGGGGCGGTTTTTACGCAAGTATG